Proteins encoded within one genomic window of Deltaproteobacteria bacterium:
- a CDS encoding HDOD domain-containing protein yields MSVDKESLRTRVKALKNVPTLPDVFEAINRLVEDPDTAAEDIATIISSDQALSAKILRVVNSALHGFPGRISSVTHALIILGFDVVQGLILSASVFDMMLGKGMQGLWKHSLGCATTAGVIARKTNHPHPEEVSIAALLHDIGKVIIKTELPEETCRIDEAIEKRKISTYEAEEQILGLNHSTVGRWLCEEWNLPNKLTDPIACHHKPGMSEFVQVPTAIVHVADILVRANGFGFAGDNLVPQIDPKAWALLDISDSVLEEIIREMSEQFEDAGDFLSDDGIVT; encoded by the coding sequence ATGAGTGTCGACAAAGAGAGCTTGAGAACACGCGTTAAGGCGCTCAAGAATGTTCCGACACTTCCGGATGTTTTTGAAGCGATCAACCGTTTGGTGGAGGATCCTGATACTGCGGCAGAGGATATTGCGACCATTATATCGTCTGACCAGGCCCTGTCGGCCAAGATTCTCAGGGTCGTGAACTCTGCGTTGCACGGTTTTCCCGGCCGTATCTCAAGTGTAACACACGCGCTGATCATCCTCGGGTTCGATGTGGTACAGGGGCTTATTCTCAGCGCGTCTGTCTTTGACATGATGCTTGGCAAGGGGATGCAGGGGTTGTGGAAGCACTCTCTCGGGTGTGCCACGACTGCCGGGGTCATTGCCAGAAAAACAAACCACCCCCATCCCGAGGAGGTATCGATCGCTGCCCTGTTGCATGACATAGGAAAGGTGATCATAAAAACCGAACTTCCCGAAGAAACGTGTCGCATAGATGAGGCGATTGAAAAAAGAAAGATCTCTACGTATGAGGCAGAGGAGCAAATCCTTGGACTGAATCACAGCACTGTGGGACGGTGGCTTTGTGAAGAATGGAACCTTCCGAACAAGCTCACGGACCCAATTGCCTGTCACCACAAACCAGGTATGTCGGAGTTCGTGCAGGTGCCGACTGCCATTGTACACGTTGCCGATATCCTTGTCAGGGCGAACGGATTTGGCTTTGCAGGTGACAATCTAGTTCCTCAAATAGACCCCAAGGCCTGGGCTTTGTTGGACATCTCCGATTCCGTGCTGGAAGAGATCATCAGAGAGATGAGTGAGCAATTTGAAGATGCCGGGGACTTCCTTTCTGACGACGGCATTGTCACATGA
- the ilvB gene encoding biosynthetic-type acetolactate synthase large subunit, which yields MIGIEESRIEELAEIHSIAESLNYLCVTGGNRVKTLTGAQIIMAVLKEEGVKTIFGFPGGVIIDIFDELAKTDIQLILVRHEQGAAHAADGYARAKSSVGVCLVTSGPGATNTVSGLASAYMDSIPVVALTGQVPTKLIGTDAFQEVDIVGITRPCTKHNYLVKRTDDLARVLKEAFHVARSGRPGPVLVDLPKDVSQGKARYKPLPKPKMPSYNPTYKPNVKQLRRAVELVKRAKRPVVFSGGGVILSGASKELTNFAKKLHAPVTASLMGLGGFPGTDPLWLGMLGMHGTYRANMAIEGCDLLIGIGVRFDDRVTGKVEAFAPNAKIIHVDIDPTSISKNIPVTVPIVGDCRASLREINGLLDDEKVRFSKKSRKPWLDQIEKWKNTQPLRYEQGDAIKPQCVVEKLYELTQGKAIITTEVGQNQMWAAQYYHFDSPNCFITSGGLGCMGFGLPAAIGAQAACPDRLVVDVAGDGSIQMNIQELATAVQYNLPVKVVILNNRYLGMVRQWQELFYKKRYTATDMECAPDFAKLAEAYGALGLKATKPEEVVSVLKQGLKSPGPAIMDFWVAREEGVYPMVPAGAALSEMLLV from the coding sequence ATGATAGGAATTGAGGAATCTAGAATTGAGGAATTGGCGGAAATCCATTCAATTGCTGAATCGCTCAATTATTTGTGTGTAACAGGAGGAAATAGAGTGAAAACACTTACAGGAGCACAGATCATCATGGCCGTCCTGAAGGAAGAGGGCGTTAAGACCATCTTTGGTTTCCCGGGCGGCGTTATTATTGACATTTTTGACGAGCTCGCCAAGACGGATATACAGCTTATCCTGGTGCGCCACGAACAGGGGGCGGCCCATGCGGCAGACGGCTACGCGCGGGCAAAGAGCAGTGTGGGCGTTTGCCTGGTCACCTCCGGTCCTGGGGCCACGAACACTGTTAGCGGGCTTGCATCTGCCTATATGGATTCTATTCCGGTAGTTGCGCTCACAGGCCAGGTGCCCACCAAGTTAATCGGAACCGATGCCTTCCAGGAAGTCGATATTGTAGGAATCACCCGGCCTTGCACCAAGCACAACTATCTTGTGAAACGTACAGATGACCTTGCCAGAGTACTAAAAGAGGCCTTTCATGTTGCACGATCAGGACGCCCAGGTCCGGTCTTGGTCGATCTTCCCAAGGATGTGAGTCAAGGCAAGGCAAGATACAAACCCTTGCCGAAACCCAAGATGCCCTCCTACAATCCCACGTACAAACCCAATGTTAAGCAATTGCGGCGGGCGGTGGAGCTTGTTAAGAGAGCAAAAAGACCGGTTGTTTTTTCCGGAGGCGGAGTCATCCTTTCAGGGGCATCCAAGGAATTGACCAACTTTGCCAAGAAATTGCACGCTCCTGTCACAGCCTCTCTGATGGGTCTTGGCGGTTTTCCGGGCACCGATCCTCTCTGGCTGGGAATGCTGGGTATGCACGGCACATACCGCGCCAACATGGCGATCGAGGGATGCGACCTCTTAATCGGCATTGGTGTGCGCTTTGATGACAGGGTGACCGGCAAGGTTGAAGCGTTTGCACCAAATGCAAAGATCATCCATGTTGATATCGACCCTACTTCTATCAGCAAGAATATCCCTGTTACGGTCCCAATCGTTGGTGATTGCAGGGCCTCCCTAAGGGAGATTAACGGCCTCCTTGATGATGAAAAGGTGAGGTTTTCCAAGAAAAGCCGCAAACCCTGGCTTGACCAGATAGAAAAATGGAAAAATACCCAGCCATTAAGATATGAACAGGGAGATGCAATAAAACCCCAGTGTGTAGTTGAAAAGCTCTACGAACTGACACAGGGCAAAGCCATCATTACCACTGAGGTGGGACAGAACCAAATGTGGGCGGCTCAGTATTACCACTTTGATAGCCCAAATTGTTTCATTACCTCTGGCGGACTTGGGTGTATGGGTTTTGGTTTGCCTGCTGCCATTGGGGCGCAGGCGGCTTGTCCTGATAGGCTCGTGGTAGACGTGGCTGGAGACGGGAGTATTCAGATGAATATCCAGGAGCTGGCCACGGCCGTGCAATACAACTTGCCGGTGAAGGTGGTTATCTTAAATAACAGGTATCTTGGTATGGTACGGCAGTGGCAGGAACTCTTTTACAAAAAGCGCTACACGGCTACAGACATGGAATGCGCCCCTGATTTTGCGAAGCTTGCCGAGGCCTATGGGGCCTTAGGCCTGAAGGCCACGAAGCCCGAAGAGGTTGTTTCCGTACTCAAGCAAGGGCTCAAGAGCCCGGGTCCTGCCATAATGGACTTTTGGGTGGCTCGTGAAGAAGGTGTGTACCCCATGGTCCCTGCAGGGGCCGCTTTAAGTGAAATGCTTCTAGTCTAA
- the rho gene encoding transcription termination factor Rho, whose product MNLVELKALKVSKLTSMARKFNVEGASSMRKQEVIFALLQAQTEKNGLIYGEGVLEILPDGFGFLRATDYSYLPGPDDIYISPSQIRRFNLSTGDTVSGQIRPPKDNERYFALLKVEAVNFEDPEKSRDKILFDNLTPLYPDRRIMLEREPDNYCMRIMDLLTPIGFGQRGLIVSAPRTGKTMLLQNIANSINANHKDVVLIVLLIDERPEEVTDMARSVKAEVISSTFDEPPHRHVQVAEMVLEKAKRLVESKRDVVILLDSITRLARAYNTVVPPSGKILSGGVDSNALHRPKRFFGAARNIEEGGSLTIVATALIDTGSRMDEVIFEEFKGTGNLELQLDRKLSDKRIFPAIDINRSGTRKEELLLEPEVLNRAWILRKLLSSLNPVDSMEFLLEKMKGTDNNKDFLDLMNS is encoded by the coding sequence ATGAACTTAGTGGAGTTAAAGGCCTTGAAAGTCAGCAAACTGACTTCAATGGCCAGAAAATTCAATGTCGAGGGCGCCTCAAGCATGCGAAAACAGGAGGTAATTTTTGCGCTTCTGCAAGCACAAACCGAAAAAAACGGCTTGATCTATGGGGAGGGCGTTCTCGAGATTCTGCCAGACGGATTTGGCTTTCTCAGGGCGACGGACTATAGTTACCTGCCCGGACCTGATGATATCTATATTTCACCGTCCCAGATCCGACGTTTTAACCTGAGCACAGGTGACACAGTTTCGGGACAGATTCGGCCGCCCAAGGATAATGAGCGGTATTTTGCCCTTCTTAAGGTGGAAGCGGTTAACTTTGAAGATCCTGAGAAATCAAGGGATAAGATACTCTTTGACAATCTAACCCCCTTGTATCCTGATCGGAGAATCATGCTTGAAAGAGAACCCGACAACTATTGCATGCGGATAATGGATCTCCTAACACCCATAGGGTTTGGTCAGAGGGGCCTGATCGTGTCAGCCCCGAGGACCGGCAAGACCATGTTATTGCAAAACATTGCAAATAGCATCAACGCAAACCATAAGGATGTTGTTCTGATCGTTCTGCTTATCGACGAACGCCCGGAAGAGGTCACTGACATGGCGCGTTCGGTGAAAGCGGAGGTGATTAGTTCTACTTTTGATGAACCGCCGCATAGGCACGTGCAAGTGGCTGAGATGGTCCTTGAGAAGGCCAAGCGACTGGTGGAGAGCAAACGTGATGTGGTCATCCTGTTGGACAGTATCACCCGCCTTGCCCGAGCGTACAACACCGTGGTTCCGCCAAGTGGCAAAATTCTGTCTGGTGGAGTGGACTCCAATGCGCTGCATCGGCCGAAACGCTTTTTTGGCGCTGCTCGCAACATAGAAGAGGGAGGGAGCCTTACCATCGTTGCCACAGCTCTTATTGACACGGGAAGCCGAATGGATGAGGTGATCTTTGAAGAATTTAAGGGGACTGGCAACCTGGAGTTGCAGTTGGACCGAAAGCTCTCTGATAAACGGATATTTCCTGCCATTGACATCAACCGGTCAGGGACCAGAAAGGAGGAGCTGCTTCTCGAACCCGAGGTCCTGAACCGGGCCTGGATCTTGCGAAAGCTGCTATCATCCTTGAATCCTGTGGACAGCATGGAGTTTTTGCTTGAAAAGATGAAGGGAACTGATAATAATAAAGATTTTTTGGACTTGATGAACAGTTAG
- the rpmE gene encoding 50S ribosomal protein L31, with translation MKKDLHPDYYQTAIHCACGNVVEAGSTKKDIRVEICSKCHPFFTGKQKLVDTAGRIERFRKKYANFEANKKNA, from the coding sequence ATGAAGAAGGACTTACATCCTGATTATTATCAGACTGCAATTCATTGTGCGTGCGGCAATGTGGTGGAGGCAGGATCTACAAAGAAGGACATCCGGGTTGAAATTTGCTCGAAGTGCCACCCCTTTTTTACCGGAAAACAGAAATTGGTTGACACTGCCGGTCGCATTGAACGGTTCCGAAAGAAGTACGCCAATTTTGAGGCGAACAAGAAAAATGCTTGA
- the ilvC gene encoding ketol-acid reductoisomerase codes for MAKINFGGVWEDVVTSEEFSLEKAREVLADETVAVLGYGVQGPAQALNMKDNGISVIVGQREGGKSWEKAVHDGFVPGETLFSLEEAAERATIVQYLISDAGQMAAWPRLKPLLKEGDALYFSHGFSIVYSDQTGVVPPNNIDVILVAPKGSGRNVRLNFLDGSGINGSYAVYQDFTGRAKEKAIALGIAIGSGYLFPTTFKNEVYSDLTGERGVLMGCLEGVFEAQYSILRKHGHSPSEAFNETVEELTQSLIRLVAENGMDWMYYNCSTTAQRGALDWRHRFRNAVTPVFEELYQSVVSGQETKLVLEANSAPDYSERLAEELEEMKNSEMWQAGAAVRGLRPENRKKP; via the coding sequence ATGGCAAAGATCAATTTTGGTGGTGTCTGGGAGGACGTGGTGACCTCGGAAGAATTTTCTTTGGAGAAGGCGAGAGAGGTCTTGGCTGATGAGACTGTGGCAGTGCTGGGCTATGGTGTGCAGGGTCCTGCCCAGGCGTTGAACATGAAAGACAATGGGATTTCGGTCATCGTGGGCCAGCGCGAGGGTGGCAAGTCCTGGGAAAAGGCTGTCCACGACGGTTTTGTGCCGGGCGAGACCCTTTTTTCGTTGGAAGAGGCGGCCGAGCGGGCTACCATAGTCCAGTATCTCATATCTGATGCCGGCCAGATGGCAGCTTGGCCGAGGCTGAAACCGTTGCTAAAAGAGGGAGATGCCCTCTATTTTTCCCACGGTTTTTCCATTGTTTACAGCGATCAGACCGGAGTGGTCCCCCCGAATAACATTGACGTAATTCTGGTTGCTCCAAAGGGTTCTGGAAGAAATGTGCGATTGAATTTCCTGGACGGAAGCGGCATCAACGGAAGTTACGCGGTTTATCAGGATTTTACTGGCCGGGCAAAGGAGAAAGCCATTGCATTAGGCATAGCCATCGGGTCCGGATACCTGTTTCCGACGACCTTCAAAAATGAGGTGTACAGTGACCTGACCGGAGAGCGCGGGGTTCTTATGGGCTGCCTGGAGGGCGTGTTTGAGGCCCAGTACAGTATATTGCGCAAACACGGACACAGCCCCAGCGAGGCATTCAACGAAACGGTAGAAGAGTTGACCCAGAGCCTGATTCGCCTTGTGGCTGAAAACGGCATGGACTGGATGTATTACAACTGCAGCACAACGGCCCAGAGAGGAGCGCTGGATTGGAGGCACAGATTCCGCAATGCGGTCACACCTGTCTTTGAGGAGCTTTACCAGAGTGTCGTTTCGGGACAAGAGACCAAGCTCGTGCTTGAAGCCAACAGTGCGCCGGATTATAGTGAAAGGCTCGCAGAAGAGCTGGAAGAGATGAAAAACTCCGAGATGTGGCAAGCTGGAGCTGCCGTTCGTGGCCTGAGACCGGAAAACAGGAAAAAGCCATAG
- a CDS encoding substrate-binding domain-containing protein has product MVGAEGKVAFPVIPSDRGDDLHNLEFADSADLVLFVAGNQFMVMKELLLAFQEEHPDIKKIFYETLPPGLELKQILAGGAIFRESVIDVVPDVYASVTEKAMERLEEMAFISREDYFLYLHNRIAFMTPEGNPARIASVSDLGREEVRISQPNPEYEDIAHYIIEMYRQAGGEDLVNRIMEEKRAEGTTILTIVHHRETPMRIAKRTVDVGPVWATEIMHARRQGLAVDVVEPGEHLDQRDDINYYICRLKNAVHPENAEKFLNFINSVRAQGIYEAYGFVPL; this is encoded by the coding sequence ATGGTGGGCGCAGAGGGAAAGGTCGCTTTTCCAGTGATTCCGTCAGATCGAGGAGATGACTTGCACAACCTCGAGTTTGCTGACTCGGCTGACCTGGTTCTTTTTGTGGCAGGCAATCAATTCATGGTCATGAAAGAACTCCTCCTTGCCTTTCAGGAAGAACACCCGGATATTAAGAAAATCTTTTATGAAACACTTCCACCGGGCCTGGAGCTGAAACAGATTTTGGCGGGCGGAGCCATCTTTCGGGAAAGCGTCATAGACGTAGTTCCCGATGTCTATGCCTCTGTGACCGAAAAGGCCATGGAGCGACTTGAAGAGATGGCATTCATTTCAAGGGAAGATTATTTTCTGTATCTTCATAATCGAATTGCCTTCATGACGCCGGAAGGAAATCCTGCGCGGATAGCATCGGTTTCTGATCTTGGGCGAGAGGAGGTGCGTATTTCCCAGCCCAATCCGGAGTATGAAGACATTGCTCATTACATTATCGAGATGTATCGCCAGGCTGGTGGCGAAGACCTTGTGAACCGTATCATGGAAGAGAAGCGGGCAGAGGGGACAACGATTCTGACAATCGTGCACCACAGGGAGACCCCGATGAGGATAGCAAAGAGAACAGTTGACGTGGGTCCTGTATGGGCTACCGAGATCATGCATGCACGGCGGCAAGGCCTTGCCGTGGACGTGGTCGAACCAGGAGAACATCTGGATCAAAGGGACGACATCAACTATTATATTTGCCGTTTAAAGAATGCCGTCCACCCTGAGAACGCTGAAAAATTCCTCAATTTCATCAATTCGGTTCGTGCTCAGGGTATCTATGAAGCTTACGGCTTTGTTCCTTTGTGA
- a CDS encoding diguanylate cyclase, translating into MTHGSKKILIIARDSSDEDEIRSLLEGQGEPFLIHTAESSLQALDMIYSAPPNLVIINQSLHEEGWKDLCKRIKADTVFGHLPIVLVLQDSGEDFEIDWEDLPVDDYLQKPLIAGEIRSRVSMVFARTARMRDANPLTNLPGNYSIMTQIQGRIDSGSPFVVAYVDLDHFKSYNDRYGFLRGDEILKMTAHLLTNSVRKLDSPDAFVGHVGGDDFVFIVPPDRLDDVCQEIIGNFDLIVENFYDEGDRTRGCIDSTNRKGEKERFPFVSISIAVVTNEHRPIKHIGQVSAIAAEVKKHAKSMEGSNYYKDMRGEEKCLEVNWRRR; encoded by the coding sequence ATGACGCATGGATCCAAAAAGATACTGATAATTGCCCGCGATTCCTCTGATGAGGATGAGATAAGGAGCCTGTTGGAAGGGCAGGGGGAGCCTTTCCTTATTCATACCGCAGAATCTTCACTCCAGGCCCTTGACATGATCTACAGTGCCCCCCCGAATCTGGTAATTATCAATCAGTCATTGCATGAAGAAGGATGGAAAGACCTGTGCAAACGGATTAAGGCCGACACAGTTTTTGGACACCTGCCCATCGTTTTGGTCCTCCAAGACTCCGGAGAGGACTTTGAGATCGACTGGGAAGACCTGCCGGTTGATGACTATCTTCAAAAGCCACTCATTGCCGGCGAGATACGGTCAAGGGTTTCTATGGTCTTTGCACGAACAGCCAGAATGCGCGATGCCAATCCACTGACCAACCTTCCGGGCAACTACTCGATCATGACTCAGATCCAAGGACGTATTGATAGTGGGTCCCCTTTTGTGGTTGCATATGTGGACCTTGACCATTTCAAGTCCTACAATGATAGGTACGGGTTTCTAAGAGGGGATGAGATTCTCAAGATGACTGCCCATCTTCTTACAAACTCCGTCCGGAAACTCGACTCGCCAGATGCCTTTGTAGGTCATGTGGGAGGAGATGACTTTGTTTTCATTGTTCCGCCCGACAGACTGGACGATGTTTGTCAGGAGATCATCGGAAATTTTGATCTGATTGTGGAGAATTTTTACGATGAAGGCGACAGGACACGCGGTTGTATTGACTCCACAAATCGTAAAGGCGAAAAGGAGCGTTTTCCCTTTGTGTCAATTTCCATAGCGGTTGTTACAAATGAGCACAGGCCTATTAAGCATATTGGTCAGGTGAGTGCAATCGCGGCAGAGGTCAAAAAACACGCCAAGTCCATGGAGGGAAGTAATTACTACAAAGACATGCGAGGTGAAGAGAAATGCCTTGAAGTGAACTGGAGGCGCAGATGA
- the ilvN gene encoding acetolactate synthase small subunit has protein sequence MQKHTISLLVDNEPGVLSRVAGLFSGRGFNIESLCVAETLDPLVSRMTLVTRGDDAVAEQIMKQLNKLINVMKVHDLTGTEYVEREMALVKVKTKADSRAELLRIVDIFRCKVVDVSPTHYTLEVTGTAEKLAAILSLLKPMGVKEIARTGAIALAREKK, from the coding sequence ATGCAGAAACATACGATATCGCTGTTGGTGGACAATGAGCCGGGGGTGCTTTCCCGGGTGGCAGGCCTGTTTAGTGGCCGCGGTTTCAACATAGAGAGCCTGTGCGTGGCAGAGACCCTTGACCCCCTGGTTTCCCGCATGACACTCGTAACGCGGGGAGACGATGCCGTTGCAGAACAGATTATGAAACAGCTCAACAAGCTCATTAACGTCATGAAGGTCCATGACCTGACCGGAACGGAATATGTGGAGCGTGAAATGGCCCTGGTCAAAGTCAAGACCAAGGCAGATTCCAGGGCGGAACTCTTGAGGATTGTTGATATTTTCAGGTGCAAAGTCGTTGACGTGAGTCCCACGCACTACACGCTCGAAGTGACCGGTACGGCCGAGAAGCTTGCAGCCATCTTGAGCCTTCTAAAGCCCATGGGGGTTAAGGAGATTGCCCGCACAGGGGCGATTGCGCTGGCGAGGGAGAAAAAATAA
- the prfA gene encoding peptide chain release factor 1, giving the protein MLDKLAGVEERFDKLEGLLSDPEVIKDQQAYKHYSMEHAELSKIVSVFRKYKQVAEDIEESKDLLKEGDEEIKELAREDIQISTERLKELEGDLRWLLIPKDPNDEKNVVLEIRAGTGGEEAGLFAADLFKMYSKYAESIGWKVEILSSHATGVGGLKEIIVLIKGKGAYSSLKYESGTHRVQRVPVTESQGRIHTSAVTVAVLPEAEEVDVKIEPDEIRVDVFRSTGPGGQSVNTTDSAVRITHLPTGVVVSCQDEKSQHKNRAKAMKVLRARLYEKMLSEQNEKISADRKSQVGTGDRSERIRTYNFPQGRISDHRIGLTLYKLESVLEGDIGEIIDSLVTHHQALAIQNVETESRNAA; this is encoded by the coding sequence ATGCTTGATAAGCTAGCAGGGGTTGAGGAACGCTTTGACAAGCTCGAAGGGCTTCTCAGTGATCCCGAAGTCATAAAAGACCAACAGGCCTATAAGCACTATAGTATGGAACATGCGGAGTTGAGTAAGATCGTTTCCGTCTTTCGCAAATACAAACAGGTGGCCGAGGATATTGAAGAATCCAAGGATCTGCTCAAGGAGGGTGATGAGGAGATCAAGGAACTGGCAAGAGAAGATATCCAGATTTCCACAGAGCGCCTCAAAGAGCTTGAAGGCGACTTGAGGTGGCTCCTGATACCAAAGGATCCAAACGACGAAAAGAATGTCGTTTTGGAAATCCGGGCCGGCACTGGCGGTGAAGAGGCCGGGCTTTTTGCCGCAGACCTTTTCAAGATGTACAGCAAGTATGCAGAAAGCATTGGCTGGAAGGTGGAGATCTTGAGCAGCCATGCTACCGGCGTAGGGGGGCTCAAAGAGATCATTGTCCTAATCAAGGGCAAAGGGGCTTACAGTAGTCTCAAATACGAAAGCGGCACTCACAGGGTCCAGCGTGTGCCTGTGACCGAATCCCAGGGAAGGATCCATACCTCTGCCGTCACTGTGGCTGTTCTCCCCGAGGCTGAAGAGGTGGATGTGAAAATAGAGCCGGACGAAATCAGAGTGGATGTCTTCCGCTCCACCGGTCCGGGGGGACAGAGTGTAAACACAACAGATTCAGCCGTGCGCATAACGCACCTTCCCACAGGGGTAGTAGTGAGTTGTCAGGACGAAAAATCGCAGCATAAGAACAGGGCTAAGGCCATGAAGGTCCTGCGGGCCCGTCTTTACGAAAAGATGCTTTCCGAGCAGAACGAAAAGATATCTGCGGATCGCAAGAGTCAGGTTGGGACGGGGGATCGAAGCGAGCGTATCAGGACGTACAATTTTCCTCAGGGTCGGATAAGCGATCACCGCATCGGGCTTACCCTATACAAACTGGAGAGTGTCCTTGAAGGAGACATTGGAGAAATCATAGATAGCCTTGTAACCCATCATCAAGCCCTTGCCATTCAGAACGTCGAAACAGAGTCGAGGAATGCCGCCTGA
- the prmC gene encoding peptide chain release factor N(5)-glutamine methyltransferase codes for MPPEAWTTLKLLKWATGHFKSHHIDQPRATAEILLAHTLDMERVDLYVHYDRPLEARELAVFKGLIQRRLQREPVAYIVGEKGFWSLDLKVTRDVLIPRPETEILVEAALSIIPRQLSSKRFTILDLGTGSGGIILALARERPGHQFYGVDCSQEAVTLARDNARRHELDNAITFLHGNWFDAVCDKEGYFDLIVSNPPYISRDDLGTLPPEVLQYEPIQALDGGADGLDAMRLIIKKAGAYLSPGGWLVFEIGHDQRDAVEKLMSASGAYSDVTVIKDYNGFDRVVRARAIRK; via the coding sequence ATGCCGCCTGAGGCCTGGACCACCCTGAAACTTCTTAAATGGGCCACAGGTCACTTCAAATCCCACCATATTGATCAACCGCGCGCCACTGCCGAGATTCTTCTGGCTCACACCCTTGACATGGAAAGGGTGGATCTTTACGTGCATTACGATCGCCCCTTGGAAGCCAGAGAACTAGCAGTTTTTAAGGGACTGATCCAGAGACGACTGCAGCGGGAGCCCGTTGCCTACATTGTGGGCGAGAAGGGATTCTGGTCACTCGATTTGAAGGTGACACGTGATGTGTTAATCCCTCGTCCCGAGACCGAAATATTGGTGGAGGCTGCCCTTTCGATCATACCACGGCAACTATCATCAAAGCGCTTTACAATATTGGATCTTGGCACTGGGTCAGGGGGCATTATCCTTGCATTAGCTAGGGAACGACCGGGTCATCAGTTCTACGGAGTTGACTGCTCGCAAGAAGCGGTGACCCTTGCTCGGGATAATGCCAGAAGACATGAACTGGATAACGCAATTACGTTTTTGCATGGGAACTGGTTTGATGCCGTGTGTGATAAAGAGGGCTATTTCGATCTCATCGTGTCAAATCCTCCTTATATTTCCCGTGATGACCTGGGAACACTTCCTCCGGAGGTTTTGCAATATGAGCCCATTCAGGCCCTTGACGGGGGGGCTGACGGGCTGGATGCAATGCGGCTCATCATTAAGAAGGCGGGAGCATACTTGAGTCCTGGGGGGTGGCTCGTTTTTGAGATTGGCCATGATCAGCGGGATGCAGTCGAAAAGCTCATGTCAGCGTCGGGGGCTTATAGTGATGTGACAGTGATAAAAGACTACAACGGTTTTGATCGAGTGGTCCGGGCAAGGGCAATAAGAAAATAG